The DNA window TATGCGTGTTTTGTGTTGAAAATCAAATATAGAATGTGTGAGAAAGTACTTATCAGAAGATGGATCAGAACATGCTGAGTTCTTCAAGACTGTCATGGATGAGTTCCCAGATGAGCCTGCTTACAAGAAATGCAAAACCACATTGAACTCCTCAGCTAAACTTGAGAATTTGGTAATACTTAAACTACTTTTCTCAAATGTTTATagtaaatataataatgaatGACATGTAAAAGTAGTACTACTCATTAGGCCATGTTTGATTTGGCCTAATTGTAATCGTAATGAAATCACCATTACAATTCCATTATTAATTTGGTTTGGTTTTGAAGCATTTACAATATAATCAACATTATACCATTTATATGAATAAGTATTAAAGCTCCACACTGTGTAATCACTATTAcaccatttatatatatatggctaAAGGCTAGTTAGGATTTTTGCCtctaaattttgacatgtactaaatcatgttttCTAAACATTTTTAGTCGTTAAAATTCTTCTTAAACttttgagattgttaaatttaaagacttttatcCAATTTCAGTCTATTTAactaatttagtattgtttatgtactaaatcatgttactAAGACTTTAATATTTACCAAATCATGTTTggacaaaaatctttaaattcaaccatCTCAATACTTcaggaaaaaaatttaatgagcTTAAAAGTTCAGaggcatgatttaatacatgtgaaattgtaaaaattctaaatagcttatataaaagtaaaattaccCTTATACCCTTACTTTATACCCTTCTATTGCCCAAAAAAATATCGTAAGGATATTTGTGTCAATTACACCACTCATTCCCATAACCATTACAAATAAACCAAACTTCTCAATACTATActaatattatcattattactACTATTAAACCAAATGTCACCGAATAGTGTTGTGATGCTGTGTTTTTACTTAAGAAGATTTTATGTCTGATTTTGGTGTTGATTTGATGACACAATTAGGCTAATTCTGCGAAGTGGGAGCCACCACATGGTAGGTTCAGACATTTCTTCTATCCATGGTGTGAGTATGTCAAAGTTGGAGCTGTTTTGAGATATTGTGCCTATGAAGTTATGGCACTTCATGGTGTTTTACACTCTGAAATCCAGGTATCTTTTCTTTTAATTGTTCTCTCATATAAGCACATATTCTATTTGGAACTCTCACTCTCATATAACTTTAATAATTAGAGAAGGGATATTCACAACCCACTTGAAAGGAATCAGAAACCAAGATGCTGAAAAAACTAAGGAATCtgagattttttttagtaaaaaataaaattaacaataatCCCAAAAAGAAGAACAAAGAAAAGACTTTCTTTGCTGGTTTAGATTTCTCATGACAAGGGAGAGAATATTAGAGAAGGGAATTATGCTCTTTTTTATTCTCAAATTGGAGAGGTCTTATGGTGGGGTGTTTGAAGAAGGAATATAAGTATAGTTTAATAGGTAAATAAAAATCTCTGACCAGACCAGACATATCCATGTTCTGTTTGTTCTCTGTCCCAACTCCTAACATgagttttttttacttttaaaacagAATAACACCTGTGGAACAATGTTTCACTATAGGTTGTGTTAAACAAAAGATCATTATTCAGTTTAGTtagctaattaattaatcaagaaagaaaaaaataaaacaaatgaaaGGTACCTATGTTTTATTATCATATGTTagccaaaaaatattaataatataaaatgatCAGACTGTGAGACAATGAAGGAAAACAAAAGTTTCAAACTTTGAAGCCAAGGGTGAATGAGAAATTACTAGTGTTTTTTAGAGCTCAGATCCTTTGTCACCAAGCTTTTGTCTTttgacaaatatatatataaatatatgtatatatatacatatataaatttatatctgAGGTTTTCAGGTTCTGAGAGTCATAGCAATACTCACATGGGAAAACTGCATAGCTAGCTTTCTATATTCTCTCACCTTTTCAAGGTATGCAAAACTTGAAAGTTATTGTGTGCATCATATCCCTTCTCCTTTCCGGTACCTTTTTGAAGATGCACTCTACTTGAATCATCATCACAAGCAAGCAACATCAGTAGAGTATTAAATCCCGAAAGAGAATCGAAAACTTAGAACTAACAAAAGTTAAAATGACCGGAAATTCATCACtcaatttatttgtttatttatttcggTTTCATACTCTTAACTGTAACACACTCACATTGACATCATAATCATCCTAACAGGCACCGTACAATCTCCGAATTGCATTCCAGTCCGAAATTCAGGATGCAACAAACCAGGCTGCAGAATTAATCAGAGTATTAGGCAAAGACATATGCAACATGAATCGAAGCATCAAAACTTCCTTACTCAAGAAAGTACACAGCTCGGCCGTGACACTGCAGCGTGCAGTAGACTTGCACTCGTATCTCCTCACATCCCCCTCCTGCTCTGGTGTCCTTCCTTCAGTATCTGACAACGCTTCAAAGCCGCTCCCCAAGCTCTCTCCCACCATGTCGTCCACTCTCGTCGACATAAACCAGTTACTGGCCTGTAGTGAATTTgatagcaacaacaacaacaatgaaATGAACTCAAATAATCAGATGCTGCAGACACAAAACTCAACAGTAGTTCAGGCTGAATCTTACCACGAGCTGATGAGAAAGCAATCGAGAAGGCTGCATTCCTGGCCTTCGAGACAATTAGATACTTTTTATGAAGAAGACGGGGCCTTGAATACAGACTTTTTACCAAGAATGAAAGCTTTAGAGAGCACTGCATCACTGTCACTGGTGAACTTCACTTCTTTGCTTATTGAGTTTGTGGCAAGGCTTGACCACTTAGTTGAAGCAGTTGATGAGCTTTCTAAGTTAGCTAAGTTCAAACATGACGGATTACACTAACAaattttttccttatttaaaACATGAAAAATCATGTATTAATTATGATCaagatagaaaagaaaagaagacaaaacaataaaatgtaaaattacTAAAGCAAGGTTTTTGCCTCTTGTTGATGTTGGTTGGTTCTTTTTCTTATTCTACATAATAtttctatacatatatacacgTGTCACAATTGGTAGTCACCAAACTTATTGTTCTCATAATCAGTGGTGGACATAATTATTAGTGTTATACATCCCAAAAAGTCAAGATTGTAAGTTCTTATTGATGACTTCAAAATGCAGCAGCACAGTATATTCAGTTTTTTGCAGACTTTTAACAATTATATAACAACcactaaattatattttatattttcattttatttaatttaattttcttttcaaacctaaGGATCTATTCCATCAACACTACTAGTGTATAAGGTAAAAAAAGCTCATCATTCCTGCAGTAGAAATTtagaatttcatttttttttcaactcttTCAAATAGTAATTTCTAGTTGGTATCAAACTTGAATACGACTCTCATTATCACCCAACCAAGAAATATAGGCAAAGAATTATGACACTtcttttttaacaaaataaGATTACCATTAAGTAATAATCATATTAGCAGAATAGAAAGAGAATTATAGCACCGAAAGATAggctttattattaatataaccaGAATGTCTGACAAACTGACCGACCTTACAGGTGAGGATGCAACAACCTGTATTCACAACAAACTTGACTGTGgatttcttttttataaatatttacaagAAAGAAGGAAATCCAAAGACCCAACCAACTACCTTTTGATTTTATTCACTGTCACTCTAGACTGTGAAAGCATAAATGGTTCTGCCCACTACGAACCAATGAATTGACAACTTAGAAGAACTTTAACTAATATACGAAGACGCCAGGCTGACTAAAAAGAAAATGACACGGACATGCCAGGAAACCACCCTGTCATACATACTATGGCAAAACCTAACAGAATAAAGATGAGAGAAGGAGCAGAGATTTACATTACATCCAATTCTGAGGAATAATGTATGATTTCATTGGCTCGACGGAAGCGTCCTTGACACCTAcgttgctgctgctgctgctagCTCCGAGAACAGAACTCACCTTGATGAAGTGACTTCCGCCATGCACTCTACCTTCCCCGACTGGGAAATTACTTGGACCACCAAACTGATTCAAGCCAAAACCTGTGCTGTCTGCTGAAGTCAGCTTTGAAACATCTATGTTCATGTCCTCTGGGACAACCTCTTTCACCTTGTCGAGTTTGGTTTCTTGAACTAAAGATCCTATGGTTGCACCTCCATGAACTCTCTTGTCCTGTACCAGGCCGCTGTGGAGTGCACATAGGCCTGTTTTTCCCCTTGCAAATGAGTTGCAAGGACTAGCACAGCTGCCGAATTCTGATCCTGGATGACCCCAAGAGCATCGCTTTCCTCCACCATGAGCCTTGCAATAATCAGTGCTGCCTTGTGCACTCTTGCCACACCCATCAAACTTGCATCGCTTACCCCCTCCATGGCGAACACAGAAGTCAGTCCGTCCCCTAGCACTTTTAGTGCACTCAGGCATGGCACACCTTTTACCTCCTCCATGTGCCACACAGAAATTAGTACCCCCATGGACACTCTTTGTACAAACCCCGCCACCTTGAAAAGCACATCTTTTGCCCCCACCATGGCCCTTGCAAAAAGGAGTGCTTCCTTCAGCTCCTTTGGTGCATCCTGCAGCAGTGCACCTTTTTCCTCCACCATGAGCCTTACAATACATGGTGCTTCCTTGTGCTCCTTTTGTGCATCCTGTAGCTTGGCAGCGTCGGCCACCTCCATGTGAGATGCAAAGGCCCGATAAGCCTTCTGCACTCTTTGTGCAGTTTTCTTTTTGACATCTTTTGCCACCACCGTGCCTAATACACAGTCCCGATTTGCCTCTGGCAGCTCGAGTGCAACCACCCTCATAACTGCATCTCCGACCACCACCATGAGCAATACAATAATCTGTACGTCCCTCTGCACTCTTTGTGCAACCAAGAAATTCACACCGCCGACCACCCCCATGGGCCTTGCAGTACACAGTCCTGCCCTCAGCACCCTTGTGACAACCTTGTTTCTGACACCTACGACCTCCACCATGAGATATACAGCGGCCAGAAGCACCTCTGGCTCCCTTTCCACATCCCTCAATCTGACATGTCTTCGAACTAGTGCTGCGATGTTGAGATAATTGCTGCTGTATTGTTGACCCGGAAGTACAGGTGACTGAGCTTTTTGGGGTGCTTAATACACTTGATGAGAGGTCCAGAACAATGGGAGTTGGATCAACTTTTTGGGGAACCTGTTTAAATAAGATGGCATCCCCTGCAATGGAAGATGTTGGCAATGGTGGCACAATAATCCCTTCTTTCCAATGACATGATGTTGATCCTTCATCTGCACTATTACCCATGAAAGCTGATAGTGGTATCTCTACTCCAGACTGAAGTGAACTGGAACTCGGATGAACACTAGTGATTTCAGATTCACAGAAACCAGTAGAGAGACTTAACTCCAAGTCAACTTTGGGCTGCACCTCCACTGCTTTCAAAATTGAACTAGCATGTTTCTTTGGGCTGGGCAACTTTTCATTGCCAAGATGTAGAGAAAAGTCCAATTCAAGATCCATTGAGGATTCCTCATCAGTTTCCTTAGCTGAAGACATTGTAGTGCAAGCAGTTCCTGAACTTCCCTTGCTGTCCGAGGAACTTGGAGAACGGCCAAGCCCAAGAGACAGTGACGAGCCAACTTGCTGGCAGGCAGATGGATCAATCGAACTCCACTTCCGTTTAGTTCCCTTTGAGTTTGACATAAAAGGAATGGAGCCAGGGGAATTAAGACACAAGATAGTATCTGCATGAGACTCGGCTCCAACTACCCTAAATTGCTTAGAACCCAAAATCCCAAATGCATTTGAAGAATAATTAGCAGCAAACCCCATGTTCTGGAACCTATCATCCatttttataacttaaattcaaTATTACACTAACCTAAAATTAATTGCAACAGAACAGTCTACCTGACTTCCGGgctagaaaaataatatttacaaaactaGAGTTAGATTGTCTCTAAAAGAGTACATCCCACCCCCGCTAACAAATCCTGAGGTATCC is part of the Cannabis sativa cultivar Pink pepper isolate KNU-18-1 chromosome 5, ASM2916894v1, whole genome shotgun sequence genome and encodes:
- the LOC115718118 gene encoding aluminum-activated malate transporter 5, translated to MNGKKGSIEIDIPSSAAKASITCNSNKQHEGTGAVAVVVGAAGKRSSGGGILNSCEGWIKRVWEFAKEDTNRVIFALKVGLAVLLVSLLILFRAPYEVFGTNIIWSILTVAIMFEYTVGATFNRGFNRALGSLLAGILAIGVAQLALCAGRVAEPIIIGISIFLVGTITSFMKLWPSLVPYEYGFRVILFTYCLIIVSGYRMGNPMRTSMDRLYSIAIGGVVAVLVNVLVCPIWAGEQLHKEIVKNFNSVADSLEECVRKYLSEDGSEHAEFFKTVMDEFPDEPAYKKCKTTLNSSAKLENLANSAKWEPPHGRFRHFFYPWCEYVKVGAVLRYCAYEVMALHGVLHSEIQAPYNLRIAFQSEIQDATNQAAELIRVLGKDICNMNRSIKTSLLKKVHSSAVTLQRAVDLHSYLLTSPSCSGVLPSVSDNASKPLPKLSPTMSSTLVDINQLLACSEFDSNNNNNEMNSNNQMLQTQNSTVVQAESYHELMRKQSRRLHSWPSRQLDTFYEEDGALNTDFLPRMKALESTASLSLVNFTSLLIEFVARLDHLVEAVDELSKLAKFKHDGLH
- the LOC115716147 gene encoding uncharacterized protein LOC115716147 is translated as MDDRFQNMGFAANYSSNAFGILGSKQFRVVGAESHADTILCLNSPGSIPFMSNSKGTKRKWSSIDPSACQQVGSSLSLGLGRSPSSSDSKGSSGTACTTMSSAKETDEESSMDLELDFSLHLGNEKLPSPKKHASSILKAVEVQPKVDLELSLSTGFCESEITSVHPSSSSLQSGVEIPLSAFMGNSADEGSTSCHWKEGIIVPPLPTSSIAGDAILFKQVPQKVDPTPIVLDLSSSVLSTPKSSVTCTSGSTIQQQLSQHRSTSSKTCQIEGCGKGARGASGRCISHGGGRRCQKQGCHKGAEGRTVYCKAHGGGRRCEFLGCTKSAEGRTDYCIAHGGGRRCSYEGGCTRAARGKSGLCIRHGGGKRCQKENCTKSAEGLSGLCISHGGGRRCQATGCTKGAQGSTMYCKAHGGGKRCTAAGCTKGAEGSTPFCKGHGGGKRCAFQGGGVCTKSVHGGTNFCVAHGGGKRCAMPECTKSARGRTDFCVRHGGGKRCKFDGCGKSAQGSTDYCKAHGGGKRCSWGHPGSEFGSCASPCNSFARGKTGLCALHSGLVQDKRVHGGATIGSLVQETKLDKVKEVVPEDMNIDVSKLTSADSTGFGLNQFGGPSNFPVGEGRVHGGSHFIKVSSVLGASSSSSNVGVKDASVEPMKSYIIPQNWM